The following DNA comes from Fervidobacterium thailandense.
TCATTTTATACAAGGGGTGAGTTTATGGTTAACAATCCCAAACAGACAATAGGATTTTATTTAAGTACTCCGGTTCCTGCTATTACTGCTGAAAAGGCTCGTCAGGATTGTGAGCAAATACTTGAGACGCTCTCCCTAGAACGGGTTCCGGTGAGTGCGAGGAATATAGGGCTTAAACTGTGGGGATCGGGAAAAACGTTTCCAAGACTTGTTAAATTTTCTCTTGGAATACGATTTGCGGTTGTTTATGCGAGAGACGTCATAACCTATTTTAAAGGAAAGGATGTTTCAAAACAGAATATTTTCTTCCAAGGGTTGTTAAGCCCTTGGGAGATTCCCGCAGTTTTTTGTATTAGATTTTTATTTCGAAGAGGTAAGAGAGTTTTATTGGTTCACGACCTTGAAAGTATTCGTTTACGTAGTCCTCTTCGTTTACTACTGGAACGGATATTTCTGAAACAGTTCACCGATGTTATAGTCCATAGCTCGAAGATGGAAGAATATGTTAAGGAACGGTTGAAATATCGAGGAAAATTACACGTACTGGGACTCTTCGATTTCTTAATAAGCGATGTTTCAAACCTTCCACGAGTCGGATTTCCAGATAGCGGCAAATTTGAAATCGTTTTTGCAGGGAATTTATCTCCACAGAAATCTCGCTTTCTATATGAACTCATTGCATTAAGAAACTTTAACCCACAAAAATTTGTTTTAAAAATTTATGGACCAAATTTTTTAATGGAAGAACATTCTCATCCCGCGGTTCGATATTGTGGTTATTTTCCTCCGTCTACGATATATAAGGAGCTGTCGGGGCATTTTGGACTTGTTTGGGATGGAGATAGTGCGGAGAAGCTATCAGGAAATACAGGGCTATATCTCTTGTATAATTCGCCGCACAAAGTATCTGCTTACATAGTAAGCGGAATGCCGATAATCTGTCCAAAGTCTTCTGCTATTAGTGAGATGATCGAAAAATTTAACATCGGATTTTGTGTTGATTCTTTGCTTGAGCTTGACAAAACCTTAGAGAAAATTTCTAAAGCGCAGTACGAGGAATGGAAGAAAAATGTTGAATCAATAGCAAAAAAAATTTCGAGTGGCGAATTCCTGAAACGAATTGTCAAGGAGATCTTAAGCTAAGGTCTCACGTTTTCTGTGAAAAGTATTCTTGAACACGCTACCAAGATTTACAAAAAACTCGTGTACTTATGTACTTTCCTTCGCAAAACAATAATATACCTAATATACCTAACATCGTGATGTGTTCGAGATTTCTGTTACAATATCAACCCGGAACTCCACACACAAACATTACCTTACAAGAATATTACATATGATAGTAGCTTTTTAAGTTGGTTGAATAAATTTTTCACGCAGTCTTGATAAATGAAAAGTCTCAAGGAACTTTCCACGCAATTGTTTCTGTGGAAATGGACCAGGAGTATTACCAGCCGGTTGCGGTGGTGAATTATCCGAATGATTATGATTGGACAAGGATAACGGAGTACAAGTATTTTTTGGGAGAAAAGAGTCCGAAAACGGTTGTGCACTTTGAATATTCCATGCCAAAAGGAGAGCCATACACGTAGTAATGACCGCTGAGAATATGGAAAGACGGGAGAAATACATGAAAGAAGTTGAAAAACTTGAGAGAACAGGTGAGTACATTTTTGTTGGCAGGTTGGCTGAGTACAAGTACTATAATATGGATCAGGTAATCGCGCGAGTCATCGAAAAAATGAAAGAGAGGTTATCGTAATTGGGTGTTGTGAAGAATTATGTTTACAATACTACGATAACGATCTTAAATATACTAGTTCCGTTTATCACGACGCCCTATCTGACAAGGTTTTGGATCCGGCAGGGTTAGGTGCTGTAGCGTTTACTTCATCAATTGTTCAGTACTTTGCTTAATTCGCAATTCTTGGGATTGAACTTTACGCTACTAGAGAGCTTGCCACCTTGAGAGAAAATTTTGGGCAGTTTTCTCAAACTTTTTAGGAGATTTTCTTTTCCAGATTCGTGAGTTTCATAACCTCAATGCTATTTTATCTGCTTTTTATTATCCATTTTGGAAATAGGTACAAGTCCTTGTTCATAATTCAAAGCCTTGTATTACTGAATACGGTGATTAATATCTCATTTTTGTACACGAGCTTAGAGGATTTTAACAAGATCACCCAAAGGGGAATTCTTTCGAGATTGCTGTGCGTCGCACTTATCTTGATGCTTGTGAGAAAACCTTCTGATTTTATCAAATATGCACTTATTGGAGTAATGTACGAAACCTTGGCAAATATATGGATGTGGTTCGGAGGACCTGTACGATTGAGTTTTAGGTTACCAAAATTCAGCGAAATAAAATTACATTTAGTCGGTGCACTGAAACTTTTTATTCCACTTCTTGCTATACAAGTCTATGTTGTTCTGGACAAAACCATGGTTGGATTGCTCACAGACGAGAGTCTGTTCGACGATATGATTAGGGTACGATAGTAAAGGGTATGCCGCCCGGTCTCCAACAAGAACTTCGGTCTTTGAAATCTTTTTTGACTCTCAAAAGCGCTATTTTCCACAGCTTTGCCAAAACATCATCCCCGCTGCTCTTGCAGCTCACTTACTTTGTATTCCGTTTTCTTTCACTCAATACGCATCCAATTCAGCAAACGCAAATAGCTCTTCAAAGTGATTCACCAGGTACTCCACCAGCAGTCTTTGTATCTTCACCCAGTCTCCTGGCTCTTGCATTCTCAACTCCCGCTTGATGTTGTGCAGTACAACGAACGCTTTGATGTAGCTGATCACGTTCGATAACTTCTTGAACCCTCTTCTGACTTGCGTGAACATCGCAAGAAGGCTGTTTCTGGATTCTACCGCTTGATTAGTCTTTGAACTGATGGTCTTGTGTTGGACGTTTAGGTACTCACAAGCTTGGGCATATGAGGTTAATCCATCAGATAGCACAAGCTTAGGTTGGCAAGGGAATATTAGCTTGATGGCTTGGAGCATATCGCGATTGAGAGAAACACCGAAGTTGGCAATCAGGTAGTTATCAAGACTGACAGCAAGAAAGACATAGACGGTATCGGTCTTTCCCTTTGAGGCGAGTTTTTCGAACTTTTCATCGACGCAAAGGACCTTGAAGTGGATAGGTGAGAACTTGATGGCAGAAGAGAGAGTTTTTATCCAGCAGTAGATGGAGAAACACTCGGGCAGTAGCCGTTGAAAGACAGAATGTTTCTGAATGGGCGTAGACTTTGGGATGATGGCAGTAAGAACAAGAGGGTCTTTGAGGAAGGTTGAGTTTTCTTGGCATATGGTATACCTCCTTTCGTGGGGTGGAGGGGGGGTACCCCTTTTTAAGGAATTATACAATAATTCGGTGGGTTTTTCATAATTCCGTGGAACAGTCTAATAAACTATTCTGAGAGGTGTATTGACATGATAATATTTCATAAATATGTCGGTTTCAAACAAGAATTCCAGACTGTGGTCCGCACTCTCAAAGAACACAAAGTCAAGCATGGTGAGGTGGTCCTAGCTAATCCAGGTTTACGGAAGTTTCATGTCCTTTTAAGAGTTCTCGTGTCAGGACTAATTATAAATGAACCGGTGATTCATGTTTTCCAAGCTTATTCGCGAATGGTTTCAAGAATTTGCCGAAAGCAGATAAATATCTACTTAAACCACGGCTGGGGGACAAAGAAAAGTCCAGGAAACTTAGAGATAATTGATCCTGAAACACTGAAAAAGTGGCGGCAACTAAAGAAAAAAACTGACTTTGTAATATGCTATTCAGATTTTGATGCTGAATACTTTATGAAAAATGAATATTTAAAGGACATTCCGGATCCAAAGTTCATCCCTTTAGGTCATCCGCGAAATGACTTTTTAGTTAAAAACAAGGAGAATGAAACTTTCAGAAGTTTTCTAAAAAAAATCCTGGAAATTCCGGAATGTGAAAAAATAATACTCTTCGCCCCCACACATAGGGAAAGTAAGTTGGCAAGGACAGATTATGACGAAAGGATGATGACATCCTTTCTTGAGCAAATTGCTGTTCTGGACAAAAAACTACAAGAACGTAGATTCTTTCTAATTTTTAAGCCCCACTATTTGAGTCGCAAATTTAGAAACTTTCCACGATTTTCGAATATAAAAGTTTCGCATGATACAGATCCTCGGTTACTCATGCTGGTGTCCGACATTTTAGTAACCGACTACAGTTCAATTTATGTTGACTATTTACTGCTTCAGAGGCCAATTGTTTTTTATCAGCCTGATCTGGAATATTACCAGCATATCAGGGGATTAGTTGTTGACCCAAAAAACCCGATCCATATGCCTGGTCCGAAGATATCAAAATTGTCACAAATCTTAGAACTCAAAGAAGAAGACTTTAAAAGTTTTGATTTAGAGAAATCAAGAGCGTTCTTCCATAAGTACTGGGATGACAGAGCTTCAGAACGGCTTGCAAGTTTTCTTCAGAAATTGTTGTCACAAGACGATCTTTAAGAATTTCTGTGATAACTTTTGGCAACCTGGAGGTGGTAAAGTGTTTGACGGAAAAAGAGTTTATGCTTTTATTCTCGCAGCAGGAAGTTCAGAGCGTTTCGGAATGGACATACCTAAGCAGTACGTAAGAATTTCGGGAAAGACTGTTCTAGAGCATACGTTAGAGGTTTTTGAAAATAATGAATTTATCGATGAAATATATCTCATTGTTAACCCGCAGCACAGGGACCTTGTCGAAGAAATAATGGTCAGAAATTTTTTTAAGAAAGTTTCGAAGATTTTGAATGGAGGAAAGACACGTCAGGAAAGTACGAAAGTAGCGATCTCGGCTCTTGAAGACTTAGATTCTTACGTTCTAGTCCACGATGCTGTGAGGCCGTTCGTATCTCATAGGATTATCAATGCAGTACTTGACAAGCTTAAAGAGTTTGAATCTGTTGATGTTGCGATTCCGGCAACTGACACTATCATAAAAGTCAGTCAGAATTTGATTAGTGAAGTACCAAATAGACATGAGCTCATGCTTGGACAAACTCCCCAAGGCTTTAGAGCGGGGGTGTTAAAAAAAGCGTACGAAATTTTTGATCGGAACCCAATTGCAGCAACTGATGACTGCACTCTTGTTTTAAAGTACAACTTAGGAAGAGTTTACGTAGTGGAGGGTGAACGATTCAATATTAAGATAACATATCCGGAGGACCTTTATCTCGTGGATAAGATTTTCCAAGTTCGTACAGCAGGCGTGACAAATTTAGAGACTGCTGATCTGCGGTCACTGAAAGAAAAAGTTCTCGTTGTTTTTGGTGGAAATACAGGCATAGGTCTTAAGATTTGCGAACTTGCTCAAAAGTACGGAGCAAAAGCCTATGCTTTTTCAAGAAGAAATGCTTGTGATGTATCAAGTCCTGATGATGTGAGAAAAGCGCTTAGAGAAGTTAATGATAGGGAAGGAAAAATCGACTTTGTGGTTGATTCTGCAGCAGTACTGAGCTTATCAACCTTGGATTCTTCAAGTTATGACTCGATTCTTACGCAAATCATGACTAACTATTTTGGGGCAATTGTGATTGCGAAAGAGTCGTTTCCATTCCTTCAAAAGACAAAAGGTGCTTTGTTACTTTTTGCGTCAAGCTCATACACCCGAGGTAGAAAATTGTACTCAATATACTCCTCTACAAAAGCAGCACTTGTAAATTTGGCTCAGGCATTATCTGAAGAATGGGCAGTACATAACTGTAGAGTGAATGTAATAAACCCAGAGAGAACTAATACAGAACTACGAAGGAAAAATTTCGGACTTGAGGACCCAAGTTCTTTGTTGGATCCTCATGTAGTTGCGGAGGTTGCTCTAAAGGTTCTGCTCTCCAATTTCACTGGACAAGTGATTGATATAAGAAAGCAAGACTACTTTTAAATATAGTTCTTGTGCTGATATTTGGGACAGCTTGAAGTTTTAGCTCACGTTGTTGAAAAAATTGGGCGGTCTGTCGTTCGCAAACCAATTTTAAAACCAATTTTAGAAACAACCTTAGCTGCAAGTTTGAACGCTATACACTTCAATGGAATGCGAAATGAAAAAGTGGCGCAACATACTGTTCACAGTTACTTTGGCACCTCTTAACAAATGGTTGTTGAAGTACTGCTTACATCGTTAGGAGTGTAGTTCATGTCAAGATATAGAAAGTTATTTACCGACACCTTAATACTAGCTGCTGGCAATCTTGGGACAAAAACGGTTCAGTTTTTGCTTCTGCCAGTTATTACGCGCTATCTTAGTCCAAAGGACCTTGGCAAGCTGGACATACTCTCTACAACTGTTTTGCTCATAGTCCCATTGTTTTCTCTGCAAATTCCAGAGGCTGTATTACGTTTTACAGTTGAATATACGCGGAACAACGTTGAAACTACTGAATTACTTGTATCAGCACTCGTTTTTTCGTTCTTCAGTGCGGTACCCGTATTCTTCTTATGTTTGATTTCTTCAAAGCTCGAAACATTTAAAAACTTCGGCTTGTTCCTCTTTATTATTTACGTTTTATCTGTGCTCAACACTGTGCTTAGGCAGTACATCCGTGGCATAGACAAAGTGAGAGTTTATGTCATTAGCGATCTTTTATATTCACTTAGCTTCGCTGTTTCGCTAGTTTTACTATTGAAAATTTTTAGCCTGGGTTTGAATGGATATTTGCTTTCCATGGTGCTTGCTTTTTCAACATCGTTACTGTTTGTCGCACCAATCGTCTTCGTTTCGGTTGGCTGGTCAAAAAAATTATTACCCATCAATACGGCGATTTTACGGCAGATGCTAATCTATTCTCTCCCGTTAGTTCCCAATGGTATAATGTGGTGGGTCATCACTGCTTCCGATAGATACATTCTGAGAGCTTTTTTGGGTTACGAAGCTACAGGAATTTATTCGGTTGCAACGAAGATTCCATCATTAGTTACGGTTTTTTACAGCGTTTTTCACCAAGCATGGCAAGTATCATCCATGGAGGAATCTTCAAACCAGAATTATCCAAAATACTTTACTATGGTTTTCTCCGCAGTTCAAACTTACCTCTTTCTAGGGGCGTCAATGGGCCTTCTCATTCTAAAGCCGTTTCTAAGTGTTTACATAAATGAGTCCTACGGTGAGTCGTGGAAGTATGTTCCGTTTTTGTTGCTCGGAGCAGTGTATCAAGTTTTTTCTGGATTCTTTGGGGTAAATTACGGGAACTTTAAAAGAACCGCGGGTGCATTTTACTCTACATTTATAGCTGCCTTAGTGAAGATTACAACGTTCCTATTTCTTCTTAAACCTGCCGGAATCCAGGCTGCATCTATTTCAACAATGCTCGGATATCTCTCGATGTGGATTATCCGGATTAGACATACTAAGGAGATAGCAAATGTGTATATCGACTCTAAGTTAAATATTGTTTGTTCCATTTTGTTAACTGCTCAAGCCACCAGTCTTACTATCCTTGGTGAGAATTCTTACATTGTTCAACTTGCAATTTTTGGCGCTCTTCTGGGTTCAGTTCGTCGACATTTAAAGGCTCTCTTTGCTCTTTCTTTTTCATACATCAGGAGCGTGATGAAAGTTAAATGATCGAGTAAATCATTGTGTGGTGGTGCAGGTATTCAATTAGCGTGGTTTGAACTGGTCGGGTTCGATGAGATCTACTTTGAATGAATTTCAAAAAGACAGATGTAGACTTTAAATCACAACTCTTATCCAACGTTCGCAGTGATTTTAATAAGGTTCGTATCTTTTGCTTCCTTCGCTGAAATCATCCAAGCTATCTCACTGCAAGCACATGTAGAAATCTACCCCTCGAGTGTGTTGAACTTATAAAGCGTACCTCAGAAGAAACGACGAAGTTCTGTAAGTGTTAATTTTAATCAATACTTCAAAAGAACACGGATCTCTTTAAAGACCTCAAGAGTATTGCCATGTTGATGAGAGTGCAGCCGAGGATTTGTATTGCGGATTTTAGGAGACTCGGTGAAACAGTATGCAAGAGGGTTCTTGAAAGACTCAGGCTCATGAAGGAAGGTTACACCTTTAAAGAAATGGTGGACGTGCTTGGTAGGGAGAATATACTCAGCAAGAAGGCGATAGGATATTTGAACGTGGTGCGGACCATTGGAAATTTTGCGGTTCATCCATCGGATGACGTTTTTACCGACGAGGATGTGAGAGTTGTTTCGTATGCTTTTTCTCAGGTGCTTAAGGAGATACTGGAAAAGGGGTTGTTGTGAGAGGTTGTCAATTCTTTACCTTGGGGCGTGATTTGAAGCGCCCCATTTTTTGTTGAGAGGCTTTTGGGAAGTTGCAACCAGAAAAAGTTGTTGTGTAAAAACGGTAAAAGATATGTAATAAAAAAACAAATATAATCAAGGTATGGAAACATTGCCCAACTGAAATACGGTTCAACGAGATTCTTTGGACCGTATGAAGCCAGCATCCCTGTAAGGGGAACTTTCGAAGCCATGGTGCACGTGAAGCTCTCCAACATCGGTTCTGAGGGATATCAACGTAGTCCAAGAAGCAAAGATGTTCGATTTTGCGTTAACGATTAAAGAAACGCGAAATGACGTCTTTGAAAAACTCAGGTAAAACTTGAAGGAAAAATTGGCAGGGCTGAAACGTGAGAAAAATTTGGCTTCGACGAAAGGTGTAATGGTCAAGGTTCCTCTTGAAAAAGTCTTACAGACTAATGGAAAAATTACGAAGAACTCATCCTGAGTTGCGCACTTGAAGTGGAATACGTAGAATGGTAAAATACAAGGTTGGACGCTGACACCAAAGGAGGAGTATGTTGTGCCCAAACATGTCGCTAAGAAGCTTTGGTTTGGTTTTCTGCTCTCTGTTGTTCTCTTATCAGCGCAAACAGTTGTATCCTATACCATCAGAGTCGGTGATGTTATTGGTATTGATGTTTTCAACCAGCCAACCCTTTCAAGGAACGTCACCGTAGCCCTCGACGGAACTATTTCGTATCCCTACGTAGGCACGGTTAAAGCCGCTGGTTTAACGGTTGATCAATTGAGAGGGATTATAGAACAGGGTGTTCGGAGAATTTTGAAAGACCCGATCGTAACGGTTTATATCGTGCAACACGCTCCCGCTTACGTGTACATTCAGGGCGCAATCAATACGACAGTAAATATCTCCACGATCCCCAACCTCACGCTGACAAGACTCTTTTCCCACCTTGGGATAAACAAGAACGCTGAGGTTGACTTTTCGGATGTTCGGATCATACGCTCTGGACAGTCGCGTAGCTACAACATGTTGGATTACATTTACGGTGGAATTCTCAAAGAAGACCCGGTTATCCAGGAGGGTGATATCGTCTATCTCCCTCCACTCACCGCCTCGAAGCTAATCACCGTTAACGGTGCTTATACACTTTCCACACCGTTCGAGCCCGGTATGACTTTGAGAACTGTCTTGCTGAAACTGGGACCACTTGATCGAACGAAGGCCATGACCGAATCATCAAGCGTTCTTATCGACGGCCGACTCATCCCCGTAAATCTCGAAGATGTGGTACTTGGGAAATTTGATTTACCCCTCAAACCTGGTGCAAGTGTCTACATTCCGCGAAGAGATGTTCGCTACGTTTACGTTGTTGGGTTTGTCCCGTCCCCGGGAATGAAAGAATTCCAACCTGAAGAGCGAATGACACTGGCACTTGCGCTCACTAAAGCAGGAGGAATTCAGAAGAACGACGAGAAGTGGATTAGGAATATAAAAATAATTGCTCCAGATGGCAAAGTTACCGAATATGATAAAGAAATACTGGGCAATGCCGTAAACGTTTCGCTAAGTTCCGGAACGACGGTGGAGGTAATCAAACATCCGGAGTTCAGGATATACCTTACTGGAGACCTGCAAACGGGCATTATTACGTTCGATCCCGAAGAACCGAAGACGCTGGCAGGATTACTCTCAAAGATTGGTGGTCTGAAGACCGCAGATTTGAAGTGGATTCAATCGGTAACTGTTAACGGTCGAGTTGTGGAGCTTTCGAAGGCGACTCAGGTGCCTTTGTCGAACAACGACGTTGTCGAAATCAAAAAGTATCCGGAATTTAAAGTTTACATCACGGGTGATTTTACAAATCAAAGTGTTGTAAGCTTTGAACCGGATGAACCGAAGACCTTGCAGCAACTGTTGGTCAAACTGGGTGGGTTAAAGACTGACCAAATCAAGTGGATCGAGAGTATCAAACTCAACGGGCAAACTGTTGACCTATCCAAGTTGTCGGTGTACAGTCTAAACGATAAAGATGTGGTCGAAATCAAAAAATATCCGGAGTTTCGTGTGTACTTGACTGGGGATTTCACCACGCAGACGCAGATAATCTTCGAGCCGGACGAGCCGAGGACCATTCAACAGCTTCTTGTTAAAGTCGGAGGGCTCAAGACCGACCAACTTAAATGGATAGAGAGTATAAAATTGAACGGCCAGCCGGTGGAATTGTCAAAACTCTCCAACTACACCCTCAAGGATAAAGACGTTGTCGAGATTAGAAAGTACCCAGAGTTCCGCGTGTACATAACCGGGGATTTCACAAACCAAACGCAGGTAAATTTTGAACCAGACGAGCCGAAAACACTCGAGCAACTCTTTATCAAAATCGGAGGTTTCAAAACAGACCAACTTAAATGGATAGAGAGTGTGAAACTCAACGGGCAACGTGTGGATCTTTCCAAGTTGTCTAACTACGTACTAAAAGATAAGGACGTGGTCGAAATAAAGAAATATCCCGAGTTCTACGTTTATGTTCAGGGCCTCGTGAACACAAAGGGAAGAATCTTATTTGATCCTGAGGAGAAACGAACACTCAAGACACTCCTTGCAAAAGTTGGGCTTCCGAACGACGAAGTGGAAAACGAAGGCATGGTTCTAATCAACAACGAAACGACGATTGCCGTAAAGGATGTATTGTACGGAACAAAGGACTTACCACTTGCGCTCGGTGACATGGTGCAAGTTTCGTACGAACCGTTCATTGTAAACGTGATTGGTCCTTCCGCTGGAACTGTCCAGCTTAGTTACAAAGAACCGCGTACATTGTCGTACTTGGTCAAGAAAGTTGGGATTACCGATCCTGAATCGGTGGAGAAAATCGTTCTGGTACGTGGAGGAAAGCAAACTGAATATGACGCAAA
Coding sequences within:
- a CDS encoding UDP-galactopyranose mutase, which produces MDQEYYQPVAVVNYPNDYDWTRITEYKYFLGEKSPKTVVHFEYSMPKGEPYT
- a CDS encoding DDE-type integrase/transposase/recombinase; the protein is MYNSLKRGTPPPPHERRYTICQENSTFLKDPLVLTAIIPKSTPIQKHSVFQRLLPECFSIYCWIKTLSSAIKFSPIHFKVLCVDEKFEKLASKGKTDTVYVFLAVSLDNYLIANFGVSLNRDMLQAIKLIFPCQPKLVLSDGLTSYAQACEYLNVQHKTISSKTNQAVESRNSLLAMFTQVRRGFKKLSNVISYIKAFVVLHNIKRELRMQEPGDWVKIQRLLVEYLVNHFEELFAFAELDAY
- a CDS encoding CDP-glycerol glycerophosphotransferase family protein; translation: MIIFHKYVGFKQEFQTVVRTLKEHKVKHGEVVLANPGLRKFHVLLRVLVSGLIINEPVIHVFQAYSRMVSRICRKQINIYLNHGWGTKKSPGNLEIIDPETLKKWRQLKKKTDFVICYSDFDAEYFMKNEYLKDIPDPKFIPLGHPRNDFLVKNKENETFRSFLKKILEIPECEKIILFAPTHRESKLARTDYDERMMTSFLEQIAVLDKKLQERRFFLIFKPHYLSRKFRNFPRFSNIKVSHDTDPRLLMLVSDILVTDYSSIYVDYLLLQRPIVFYQPDLEYYQHIRGLVVDPKNPIHMPGPKISKLSQILELKEEDFKSFDLEKSRAFFHKYWDDRASERLASFLQKLLSQDDL
- the ispD gene encoding 2-C-methyl-D-erythritol 4-phosphate cytidylyltransferase, translated to MFDGKRVYAFILAAGSSERFGMDIPKQYVRISGKTVLEHTLEVFENNEFIDEIYLIVNPQHRDLVEEIMVRNFFKKVSKILNGGKTRQESTKVAISALEDLDSYVLVHDAVRPFVSHRIINAVLDKLKEFESVDVAIPATDTIIKVSQNLISEVPNRHELMLGQTPQGFRAGVLKKAYEIFDRNPIAATDDCTLVLKYNLGRVYVVEGERFNIKITYPEDLYLVDKIFQVRTAGVTNLETADLRSLKEKVLVVFGGNTGIGLKICELAQKYGAKAYAFSRRNACDVSSPDDVRKALREVNDREGKIDFVVDSAAVLSLSTLDSSSYDSILTQIMTNYFGAIVIAKESFPFLQKTKGALLLFASSSYTRGRKLYSIYSSTKAALVNLAQALSEEWAVHNCRVNVINPERTNTELRRKNFGLEDPSSLLDPHVVAEVALKVLLSNFTGQVIDIRKQDYF
- a CDS encoding lipopolysaccharide biosynthesis protein, with the protein product MSRYRKLFTDTLILAAGNLGTKTVQFLLLPVITRYLSPKDLGKLDILSTTVLLIVPLFSLQIPEAVLRFTVEYTRNNVETTELLVSALVFSFFSAVPVFFLCLISSKLETFKNFGLFLFIIYVLSVLNTVLRQYIRGIDKVRVYVISDLLYSLSFAVSLVLLLKIFSLGLNGYLLSMVLAFSTSLLFVAPIVFVSVGWSKKLLPINTAILRQMLIYSLPLVPNGIMWWVITASDRYILRAFLGYEATGIYSVATKIPSLVTVFYSVFHQAWQVSSMEESSNQNYPKYFTMVFSAVQTYLFLGASMGLLILKPFLSVYINESYGESWKYVPFLLLGAVYQVFSGFFGVNYGNFKRTAGAFYSTFIAALVKITTFLFLLKPAGIQAASISTMLGYLSMWIIRIRHTKEIANVYIDSKLNIVCSILLTAQATSLTILGENSYIVQLAIFGALLGSVRRHLKALFALSFSYIRSVMKVK
- a CDS encoding DUF4145 domain-containing protein; amino-acid sequence: MLMRVQPRICIADFRRLGETVCKRVLERLRLMKEGYTFKEMVDVLGRENILSKKAIGYLNVVRTIGNFAVHPSDDVFTDEDVRVVSYAFSQVLKEILEKGLL
- a CDS encoding polysaccharide biosynthesis/export family protein — its product is MPKHVAKKLWFGFLLSVVLLSAQTVVSYTIRVGDVIGIDVFNQPTLSRNVTVALDGTISYPYVGTVKAAGLTVDQLRGIIEQGVRRILKDPIVTVYIVQHAPAYVYIQGAINTTVNISTIPNLTLTRLFSHLGINKNAEVDFSDVRIIRSGQSRSYNMLDYIYGGILKEDPVIQEGDIVYLPPLTASKLITVNGAYTLSTPFEPGMTLRTVLLKLGPLDRTKAMTESSSVLIDGRLIPVNLEDVVLGKFDLPLKPGASVYIPRRDVRYVYVVGFVPSPGMKEFQPEERMTLALALTKAGGIQKNDEKWIRNIKIIAPDGKVTEYDKEILGNAVNVSLSSGTTVEVIKHPEFRIYLTGDLQTGIITFDPEEPKTLAGLLSKIGGLKTADLKWIQSVTVNGRVVELSKATQVPLSNNDVVEIKKYPEFKVYITGDFTNQSVVSFEPDEPKTLQQLLVKLGGLKTDQIKWIESIKLNGQTVDLSKLSVYSLNDKDVVEIKKYPEFRVYLTGDFTTQTQIIFEPDEPRTIQQLLVKVGGLKTDQLKWIESIKLNGQPVELSKLSNYTLKDKDVVEIRKYPEFRVYITGDFTNQTQVNFEPDEPKTLEQLFIKIGGFKTDQLKWIESVKLNGQRVDLSKLSNYVLKDKDVVEIKKYPEFYVYVQGLVNTKGRILFDPEEKRTLKTLLAKVGLPNDEVENEGMVLINNETTIAVKDVLYGTKDLPLALGDMVQVSYEPFIVNVIGPSAGTVQLSYKEPRTLSYLVKKVGITDPESVEKIVLVRGGKQTEYDAKQLLFGNIQIPLSKLDTVVVKPALANAVYVTGDVAAYVTFASNEPITLQRVISKIGLSDLRRVDKIIVEGKEIPKESDVQLQRGTIVNVSLKKPIFVTAMGYIRTTGRVTFEYYETADLKNLFAKLGGLIINPESYYSSDTVYIIRDGRVVESFNAFEVYTGVKNAELKDGDFVYVTETQPKQVYVFGKGMPNGLVRFTVGEEFDLRTLIGKLGGMRDGVSKNISIVDGEKVQTITWNEYVNMKLTTNAIVLFDVDKENFIYIIDANGKPDMFYTDRPVTLYEVLTKVGLNKNYRRIEITSGTQKQTVQLKDISQARSYNVKPGDVIRVLDVPENFAYVLGEVNRPGIITLNENTTVLQAIIQAGYFTSKAVPSSVWLYKGGVNGKPVRVNLQAAVSGGNIDFNPVVEPGDIVFVPTDMFKTALEWIPIINNLIQFYNNVSNLFK